The DNA region TTCTCCGCCTGAGGCGGATCGTCCCCGCTACTATTTTTTATCAATTTTTTAAATTATGGAATATTGTGTCTACATTCTCTATTCTGAGAAATTCAACAAAATTTACATTGGCTGCACCTCAAACCTGATCGAGAGATTCAAATCTCATAATGAGTTAGGAAGTAAAGGCTGGACAATAAAATTTCGGCCATGGAAGGTTATTTATTGTGAATTTACCAGCCAAAAGCTAATTGCTTTAACAAGAGAAAAGCAATTGAAAGGTGGAAAGGGTCGTGAATGGATAAAATCAAAAATGGAGATGGAATATACTAGAGTTGGATTCATATCCAACTCAGACTGATTGTCACTGCTAATATTTATTTATCAATTTAAATAAAAATAGAATTTTGTTTCTACATTCTCTATTCTGAGAAATTCAACAAAATTTACATTGGCTGCACTTCAAACCTGATCGAGAGATTCAAATCTCATAATGAGTTAGGAAGTAAGGGTTGGACCATTAGATTCCGCATTAGGAAGATCATTTATTGCGGATATACCGACCAAAAGCTTATGGATTGGGTGTTTAAGCAATGGGTAAAACTTCTAATCTGTCTCTCTAAAACTAAGTGGCTTATTTAACATCACCAATTAATTTCCCCAGGTCTCCAACCATTTCTAATCCTGCAATAGAGGTGCTATCACTAAACAGGATGTTTCCTTCATGATCCATGATCTTTAATTTCAACCTTGCATCAATACTTTCGGGAATGCGGCGATCCATTGACCCAAGAACAGGAGCTTGTAACAAACCGCTATTAGTTCGGATGGCCTCAATAATATAGGTATACTTCTTATCCCGTATATTGATGGATAGGCTGTCAGTACCGTGGTTGAGTATTTTCAACCTCGCATGGGTATAGGTAGCAAACCGAAATATTGTACTATCCTGTGAGAAGAAACCCAGGAATCCTGTGAAAGTCCCACCAAGCCAGGGAATGGTTGCCACTGATAGCATAAAGGAGGCGCTCTTTTGATTGAAATTATTGGACTGCATCCAAATCCAGGCTGAAGGCATGGAACTTCCCCAATCCTTTTCGATATAGCCTTTCCCTTTGTTAAAAAGGATATCCTTGTTATTCAAACGGATGCTGCCCTCCAATTCATGATTTAGGCTTACTACCCCATGATAACACTGCATAAATGGAACGAACCGGTACCAGCCCATAATTCCTGCATTCAGTATTTTTTTTTCGGGTAGTTCAAGCCGGTTTGCAAAATGAACTTCTCCTTGAAGGTGGTCCTCCAGGTCAAGAATAATTTTTTCACTGGAGAAGTAGTTTTTCCCTATCCTTATCGCAAATTCTTCTCCTGAAAAGTAGAAATCTTCTATTGGAAAGGTATAATAGGAAGTTTTGGCTGTTTTCCCATCAATTACCTGGATGAATGCATGTTGGTCCAGGCCTGAAGAAGATAGGGATATTCCTGGTATAATGGAAAGAATTGAGGCTCCATCTTCTGAAACCATCTTAAAATACCAGCCTTCAAAATATTGCTTATGACGGGCATTCCCCTGGAACATCTCCGGGTGTTTCATTTTCTTCGAAAAATACCCTGATAGTCTTTTATGTCTGCTAAACTGAACTTCATTTTTTAAATCCTGAGCCACTACCGGTATACCCGTAAGCAATAAATAAAGGGAAAATACAATCGTCAGATTTCTCATTTTCCGGGGAATCATGTTAGGATTCAATGAGTTTCATGGATAGAGTGAATGTGTTGATATGCTTAATCATCAAACACTGTCGGAGTGCCTGATTCAATTAACAGGCAGGCAGGGAAGAAGGTTTTAAAAGCACAATAATTTTCTCACTTAAGAAAATGAGACTGCTAAAATGAAAGGAAGATTGTATAGATATCCGGACTTCCTGTTAAATTTCAGGGACTCGGTCGTCTTCATCCTGAATCAGGGTAGCATCCTTTAGTACATCATTTACAAGTTGTTTAAGCTCTGTAATGATAATGAGTTCACTACTCCCCATATCAGGATCATTGGTCAGAAGATCATGAAGCCTTTTATACTCTTTATTTAAGCGATCATTGGCAGTTTTGTAGAAGTAACCCAGGAAATTCTCATTATAATCTTTAAACAGGCCATACAGGTATTTCAGGTATTCCTTCCTGTTGGATTGCTGGATATATACATTGAGGA from Bacteroidales bacterium includes:
- a CDS encoding GIY-YIG nuclease family protein, with product MEFCFYILYSEKFNKIYIGCTSNLIERFKSHNELGSKGWTIRFRIRKIIYCGYTDQKLMDWVFKQWVKLLICLSKTKWLI
- a CDS encoding GIY-YIG nuclease family protein; translated protein: MEYCVYILYSEKFNKIYIGCTSNLIERFKSHNELGSKGWTIKFRPWKVIYCEFTSQKLIALTREKQLKGGKGREWIKSKMEMEYTRVGFISNSD